One genomic window of Polyangiaceae bacterium includes the following:
- a CDS encoding helix-turn-helix transcriptional regulator: protein MPRRTVPDPFASQVGTRIRELRLERGMSLAELADASELSKGHLSSVEHGLAAITIQTISRLAKGLGLPPLYILTFSSDDERAHATELVRKLPTDQVRKLRRQLQVQLGIKKR, encoded by the coding sequence ATGCCGCGACGAACTGTTCCCGATCCTTTCGCTTCTCAGGTAGGTACGCGCATTCGCGAGCTTCGCTTGGAGCGAGGCATGTCTCTCGCGGAGCTCGCCGATGCGAGCGAGCTGTCGAAGGGGCATCTGTCCAGCGTCGAGCACGGGCTCGCAGCCATTACCATTCAAACGATTTCGCGTTTGGCCAAGGGTCTTGGCTTGCCGCCGCTCTACATCCTCACGTTTTCGAGCGACGACGAACGAGCCCATGCAACGGAGCTCGTTCGCAAGCTCCCGACGGATCAGGTGCGCAAGCTTCGCCGTCAGCTCCAGGTCCAGCTCGGCATCAAGAAGCGCTGA
- a CDS encoding aminotransferase class V-fold PLP-dependent enzyme, producing MSRTGDISFAPTLGDRELFPDLEPLVYCNHAAISPPSWPVRRAMQNALVDFGRRGVGAYGVYIAQRARLRGKLAQLISASADEIGFVPNTSYGVTAIAFSFPWRAGDRVVLFEGEFPANVTPWLQAAKHFELEPVMLEVRDFQESDERGLSRLEETLAHGARLVAVSAVQFQSGLRMPIEAIAKLCHAYGAELFVDAIQAVGIVPMDVRALGIDYLASGGHKWLMGPEGTGFLYVRKERGAGLVPNLASWLSQEDGLRFLAEGPNLMRYGAPIKQGVAMFETGCMNTVGFVGLEAAVDLVAALGPEKILAHVMRWADAVEPGLVERGFTSLRAAEEHRRSGILGLLPPADISVVDLHQALATRGVSCALPDGVLRFSPHWPNNVDEAEQVLASMDDALAELRGAPRPRMDDW from the coding sequence ATGAGCCGCACGGGTGACATTTCATTTGCGCCAACGCTCGGCGATCGGGAGCTCTTCCCAGACCTCGAACCGCTCGTTTATTGCAACCACGCCGCCATCTCGCCTCCGTCGTGGCCCGTGCGGCGAGCGATGCAAAATGCGCTGGTCGACTTTGGGCGTCGAGGTGTGGGGGCGTATGGCGTGTACATCGCTCAACGCGCGCGCCTGCGTGGGAAACTCGCGCAGCTCATTTCTGCATCGGCGGATGAAATCGGCTTCGTGCCGAATACTTCGTACGGGGTGACCGCAATCGCGTTTTCGTTTCCATGGCGCGCAGGCGATCGTGTGGTCCTCTTCGAGGGCGAATTCCCGGCGAACGTGACGCCTTGGCTGCAAGCGGCGAAGCACTTCGAGCTCGAGCCCGTGATGCTCGAGGTGCGGGATTTTCAGGAGAGCGACGAGCGGGGTTTGTCGCGACTCGAGGAAACGCTGGCCCATGGTGCGCGTCTCGTTGCGGTCAGTGCCGTGCAATTTCAATCGGGGCTGCGCATGCCCATCGAAGCGATCGCGAAGCTGTGTCACGCGTATGGAGCAGAGCTTTTCGTCGACGCCATTCAGGCGGTGGGCATCGTGCCGATGGACGTCCGTGCGCTTGGAATCGATTACTTGGCGTCGGGTGGGCACAAGTGGCTGATGGGGCCCGAGGGCACCGGGTTTCTGTACGTGCGCAAGGAGCGAGGCGCGGGGCTCGTGCCAAATCTTGCGAGTTGGCTCAGCCAAGAAGACGGCCTTCGTTTTCTCGCCGAAGGACCGAACCTGATGCGTTACGGCGCGCCTATCAAGCAGGGTGTGGCGATGTTCGAGACGGGCTGCATGAACACCGTTGGCTTCGTGGGACTCGAAGCTGCCGTGGATCTCGTCGCAGCGCTTGGTCCCGAGAAGATTTTGGCGCACGTGATGCGCTGGGCAGACGCTGTCGAACCGGGCCTCGTCGAGCGTGGGTTCACATCGCTTCGAGCCGCCGAAGAGCATCGCCGAAGCGGCATCTTGGGACTTCTGCCGCCCGCGGATATTTCCGTGGTCGATCTGCACCAGGCCTTGGCGACGCGTGGCGTCTCATGCGCTTTGCCCGACGGCGTGCTTCGTTTCAGTCCACATTGGCCGAACAACGTCGACGAAGCGGAACAGGTGCTCGCTTCCATGGACGATGCGCTTGCGGAATTGCGCGGGGCGCCACGTCCACGAATGGATGATTGGTAG
- a CDS encoding HAMP domain-containing protein, with product MIAFSFVAILATALVGVSLRRSTRQTIERDYDRRVDAAATSVQREFGREVRALGALLEPLCAHDTFVDEVRTALEKERGDATKIHAGKRSAWTHFVPNQAQALALDELSLVTGQGFVLAASDVARTSTTDARLGKLLRSNAGSAASWRTDSSGGAGFLEAFCTHGEKGLEVGLVGARSVGAILDRIGLSYGVKLRLAGDDRSPKKVADAVVRTVDVKDVPGMRVVITATKETLHAALAELDRAVLTAGAAALLIGLGLAVILARSLSRPIVELARETREVVVGEPRTIVGRGSRELGELANAYNRTIAELASIRKRLAAAERISARREVARQVAHEIKNPLAPIRAAVETLRRLRARDDPAFDEYFEEATTTVLQEVHRIANIVSEFTKFARLPPPKPESIDLVEVAKGVVTLHASAGEGLEKTGTKRVELKADKIPNVMADRDQMVQVLTNLVQNGLDAASAVRPDPRVVVTIDLAADGKVRIVVRDNGPGVPPEILPRLFEPYATSKEKGTGLGLAIVHRMVFEHGGEIMYREATKGGAVFEILLPITGPPLLDKPPAIDTTFRQDKSPS from the coding sequence ATGATCGCATTCAGCTTCGTCGCCATTCTCGCAACGGCGCTCGTTGGCGTGTCTTTGCGACGTTCGACGCGGCAGACGATCGAGAGGGATTACGATCGTCGTGTCGACGCGGCTGCGACGAGCGTGCAGCGTGAGTTCGGGCGGGAGGTGCGCGCGCTAGGTGCGTTGCTCGAGCCACTTTGTGCTCACGATACGTTCGTCGATGAAGTGCGCACGGCGCTCGAGAAAGAGCGTGGAGATGCGACCAAGATCCATGCAGGCAAGCGGTCGGCATGGACGCACTTCGTACCGAACCAAGCGCAAGCGCTCGCGCTCGACGAACTGTCGCTCGTCACGGGTCAAGGGTTTGTCTTGGCAGCATCGGATGTCGCGCGGACGAGCACGACGGATGCAAGATTGGGCAAACTGCTGCGTTCCAACGCGGGATCGGCTGCGTCGTGGAGAACCGATTCGTCGGGCGGTGCGGGCTTTCTCGAAGCGTTTTGCACGCACGGAGAGAAGGGCCTCGAAGTGGGGCTCGTGGGGGCACGGAGCGTCGGTGCGATCCTCGATCGAATCGGCCTTTCGTATGGGGTCAAACTACGCCTGGCGGGTGACGATCGTTCACCCAAGAAGGTTGCCGATGCCGTCGTGCGTACGGTCGACGTCAAGGACGTGCCGGGCATGCGCGTGGTCATCACGGCAACGAAAGAAACGCTTCACGCGGCGCTTGCCGAGCTGGATCGAGCTGTTCTCACTGCGGGTGCAGCGGCGCTTCTCATTGGACTTGGTTTGGCGGTCATCCTGGCTCGAAGTTTGTCCCGTCCGATCGTCGAGTTGGCGCGTGAAACGAGAGAAGTCGTCGTGGGAGAACCGCGGACGATCGTTGGACGGGGCAGCCGCGAGCTCGGCGAGTTGGCGAATGCGTACAACCGCACGATCGCCGAGCTGGCATCGATCCGTAAGCGACTCGCGGCCGCGGAACGCATCTCGGCTCGTCGCGAAGTTGCGCGGCAAGTCGCGCACGAAATCAAAAATCCTCTTGCTCCCATCCGCGCTGCGGTCGAAACGCTTCGCCGCCTTCGAGCGCGCGACGATCCGGCGTTCGACGAATACTTCGAAGAAGCCACGACGACGGTGCTTCAAGAGGTGCATCGCATCGCCAACATCGTCTCGGAATTCACGAAGTTCGCTCGGCTTCCGCCGCCAAAACCCGAATCAATCGACCTCGTCGAAGTGGCCAAAGGTGTCGTCACGCTTCACGCCTCCGCAGGCGAAGGCCTCGAAAAGACGGGAACCAAACGCGTGGAGCTCAAGGCCGACAAGATCCCGAACGTGATGGCCGATCGTGATCAGATGGTCCAGGTCCTGACCAACCTCGTCCAAAATGGTCTCGACGCTGCAAGCGCGGTACGTCCCGATCCGCGCGTCGTCGTGACCATCGATTTGGCAGCGGATGGCAAAGTGCGCATCGTCGTCCGGGACAATGGCCCGGGTGTGCCGCCAGAGATCTTGCCGCGTCTGTTCGAGCCATACGCGACGTCGAAAGAAAAAGGCACCGGTCTGGGACTGGCGATCGTGCATCGCATGGTGTTCGAGCACGGCGGCGAAATCATGTATCGCGAGGCCACCAAAGGCGGCGCGGTCTTCGAGATTCTGCTGCCGATCACGGGACCTCCGCTTCTCGACAAACCTCCCGCCATCGACACGACATTCCGTCAGGACAAGAGCCCGTCGTAG
- a CDS encoding chemotaxis protein, whose protein sequence is MARIYAELSGVAESVRDASSAAEKKALVAEERARAAEQQANAAEQRLASLEQRIAGAEQRAMFAEQSLAAAEQRSNQAEQRAVTAEQREAQRKNELVEALAAVEADVVEGVQRAVAGERVRPPAGAKPEVARIYMELAAIGERLATAEQRDHQRRAELAEAMHMLEGELVDAVQRAATGERVRPPSGAKPEVARIFMELSGLGERMAVAEQREQKRRADLGEVLGVVEDYLPRLGDGLGTVMASVEQTAANSRDFNSSLSGFAQAIEMLATSAEESSSSILEMTATSDEVAENVGELAASVRETVSSIEEMAYSIREVAKNVDGLSLTAEETSSSMNQMDVSIDQVQSNANETARLSEEVAMDAEKGAEAILKTISEIYRIKESSQEAVSVISNLNFRIEAIGQILDTIDEVAEQTNLLALNAAILSAQAGEHGKGFQVVAEQIKELADRSSASTKDISDLIKTIQQESKNAIAAVERGAHNVDRGVEVSNEAERALKKITESSQKSTNMVRAIARATVEQAKGSKQVTDAIGRIAETVQQIAAATAEQARGSELIMKSAEKMRTITQHVERSSQEQARGGRQMSSSIEQISAMINNLNTSQRTWSHKGEQILDAAKKIEEAARAQEQTLRQLGNALERLRRSVAA, encoded by the coding sequence ATGGCGCGCATTTATGCGGAGCTTTCGGGCGTAGCGGAGTCCGTGCGCGATGCTTCGAGTGCCGCGGAGAAGAAGGCGCTCGTCGCCGAAGAACGCGCGCGTGCAGCCGAGCAACAAGCGAATGCGGCCGAACAACGTCTCGCATCGCTCGAGCAGCGCATCGCCGGCGCAGAGCAGCGCGCGATGTTTGCCGAGCAGTCCCTTGCGGCAGCCGAACAGCGCTCGAATCAAGCCGAGCAGCGTGCTGTAACGGCGGAGCAGCGTGAGGCGCAACGTAAGAATGAGCTCGTGGAAGCGCTCGCGGCCGTCGAAGCGGACGTGGTCGAAGGCGTGCAGCGTGCGGTCGCAGGCGAACGCGTGCGGCCGCCGGCCGGCGCCAAGCCTGAGGTTGCGCGTATTTACATGGAGCTCGCGGCAATCGGTGAACGCCTCGCGACCGCCGAGCAACGCGACCACCAACGACGTGCCGAGCTCGCCGAAGCGATGCACATGCTGGAAGGCGAGCTGGTGGATGCCGTGCAACGCGCTGCAACGGGTGAGCGCGTGCGTCCGCCCTCGGGTGCCAAGCCCGAAGTTGCTCGCATTTTCATGGAGCTGAGCGGGCTTGGTGAACGCATGGCGGTTGCCGAGCAACGTGAACAGAAGCGCCGTGCCGACCTCGGCGAAGTGCTCGGTGTCGTGGAAGATTACTTGCCGCGCCTTGGCGACGGCCTCGGCACCGTGATGGCCTCCGTCGAGCAAACCGCGGCCAACTCGCGTGACTTCAACAGCTCGCTGAGCGGCTTTGCGCAGGCGATCGAGATGCTCGCGACGAGCGCTGAAGAGTCGAGCTCCAGCATCTTGGAGATGACCGCCACGAGCGACGAAGTTGCCGAGAACGTCGGTGAGCTTGCCGCGAGCGTCCGTGAAACGGTCTCGTCCATCGAAGAGATGGCCTACTCGATCCGCGAAGTGGCCAAGAACGTCGACGGTTTGTCCCTCACGGCCGAGGAAACCAGCTCGTCGATGAATCAGATGGACGTGTCGATCGACCAAGTGCAGTCGAACGCGAACGAGACGGCGCGTCTGTCCGAAGAAGTCGCGATGGACGCCGAAAAGGGTGCCGAAGCGATTCTGAAGACGATCAGCGAGATCTACCGCATCAAGGAATCGAGCCAGGAAGCCGTCAGCGTCATCTCGAACCTGAACTTCCGCATCGAAGCCATCGGTCAGATCCTCGATACCATCGACGAAGTCGCGGAACAGACGAACTTGCTCGCGCTGAACGCCGCCATCCTTTCGGCGCAGGCAGGTGAACACGGCAAGGGCTTCCAAGTCGTTGCAGAACAAATCAAAGAGCTCGCGGATCGTTCGAGCGCCAGCACCAAGGACATTTCCGACCTGATCAAGACGATTCAGCAGGAGTCCAAGAACGCGATCGCCGCCGTCGAACGCGGTGCGCACAACGTCGATCGCGGCGTCGAGGTTTCGAATGAAGCCGAGCGCGCGCTGAAGAAGATCACCGAGAGCTCGCAGAAGTCGACGAACATGGTGCGCGCGATCGCGCGTGCAACGGTCGAGCAGGCGAAAGGATCGAAGCAGGTCACGGATGCGATCGGTCGCATCGCGGAAACCGTGCAGCAGATCGCTGCAGCAACGGCCGAACAAGCACGCGGCTCGGAGCTCATCATGAAGAGCGCCGAGAAGATGCGCACCATCACGCAACACGTGGAGCGATCGAGCCAGGAGCAGGCTCGCGGCGGCAGGCAGATGAGCAGCTCGATCGAGCAGATCTCGGCGATGATCAACAACCTGAACACGTCGCAGCGCACCTGGAGCCACAAGGGCGAACAGATCCTCGACGCAGCCAAGAAGATCGAAGAAGCAGCACGCGCTCAGGAGCAAACGCTCCGCCAACTCGGAAACGCACTCGAGCGATTGCGGCGGAGCGTCGCCGCGTAG
- a CDS encoding FHA domain-containing protein, translating to MAVKITVRQADALEQEADRLAARALETSKTAEASLVFDMPRIFIGRGEGSELRLPDPSVSARHASLRQRGNELVIVDEGSTNGTALDSVLLAPQSPRVVRSGDLVRVGRVWLEIRIDPLLVANATPAASKALALGLITRALATQGEDGGPKLVVSEGPDAGKLLDIGDASRRYVVGRAPDVDLVLDDESAARRHVEIGIKGDSLLVKDLGSNTASLEGAVLGQTDAPWRVGQKLQLGKNVVVFEYPAAVALAELSRCADEVMQPGDAPPCPRTESDATPAPPESSESEPIQPMPRSSQPTAAADTSWSITDALVFLFAAAVLVLSIVGFMWLIRH from the coding sequence ATGGCAGTCAAGATCACGGTGCGGCAAGCCGACGCGCTCGAACAAGAGGCGGACAGGCTTGCCGCACGTGCTTTGGAGACATCGAAGACCGCGGAAGCGTCGCTGGTCTTCGACATGCCACGGATCTTCATCGGTCGAGGGGAAGGGTCGGAGCTGCGCCTGCCCGATCCGAGCGTCAGCGCGCGACACGCATCGCTCCGCCAGCGTGGGAACGAGCTAGTGATCGTGGACGAAGGCAGCACGAATGGAACAGCGCTCGATTCGGTGCTGCTCGCGCCGCAATCACCACGCGTCGTGCGCTCCGGCGACTTGGTTCGCGTAGGCCGTGTGTGGCTGGAAATTCGGATCGATCCGCTGCTGGTTGCGAACGCAACTCCAGCGGCCTCCAAAGCGTTGGCGCTCGGGCTCATCACGCGTGCACTCGCAACACAAGGCGAAGACGGCGGCCCGAAGCTCGTGGTGTCCGAAGGTCCCGATGCCGGCAAGTTGCTCGACATCGGTGACGCATCGCGGCGCTACGTCGTGGGACGTGCGCCCGATGTGGACTTGGTGCTCGACGACGAAAGTGCAGCACGAAGACACGTCGAGATCGGCATCAAGGGCGATTCGTTGCTGGTCAAAGATCTTGGATCGAACACGGCGTCCCTCGAAGGCGCGGTTCTCGGACAAACCGACGCACCTTGGCGCGTCGGACAGAAGTTGCAGCTTGGCAAGAACGTCGTGGTCTTCGAGTACCCCGCGGCGGTCGCGCTGGCAGAGTTGTCCCGATGCGCGGACGAAGTCATGCAGCCGGGCGATGCGCCACCGTGCCCTCGAACGGAAAGCGACGCGACCCCTGCCCCGCCCGAATCATCCGAATCCGAACCGATCCAGCCGATGCCTCGATCCTCGCAACCAACCGCGGCGGCCGATACGAGCTGGAGCATCACGGATGCGCTCGTCTTTCTATTCGCCGCCGCCGTGCTCGTCCTGAGCATCGTCGGCTTCATGTGGCTCATTCGCCACTGA
- the rnr gene encoding ribonuclease R translates to MTQIGRAAVADVLAQQSQPVHIHEIATRLGLTEGAYEALRRVLDDLCWDGSVVALAGQRFRLAKAARPTERHTEHIGILNANPRGFAFVSGAGLADDVFIPAEGLRGAMHGDMVAIRIVTRSRRGAEGEVLRIVKRKHTRVAGLVRKRGRSLWLEPDDTRIRGPIVLAKESMIRVEDGCAAVVTITRFPELHDENPEGVLEAVLGEPGDPNVEVAKILVRESIEEEHPAACIAEAQAYGTEVPEEALVGREDLTHLPLPTIDPEDARDHDDAVSVVRNDDGTYRVWVAIADVSHYVRPGTALDDNAMQRGNSIYLPDRAIPMLPRALSSHLCSLLPHVLRLCLCVEIDLDATAHVTKARLFEGFMRSRAKLTYGGVARALGLVKEGAKSEAAEAMREDLVVMYELTRLLRARRLRRGALDFDLPEAKVVLEPDTGAPIDVVKRAQDPGIKKAYQIVEELMLLANETVAQQLTSRTVPAIFRCHAPPDPTRLERFVAMCTVLDVAFEPEDASDPKRLATFLKRISVHPRKQVLHSLLLRAMKQAQYDVVNVGHFGLASSAYLHFTSPIRRYPDLIVHRAVRAMLRREPVDESDEAAERLRLAATTASDCERKGMEVEREVVDLYRALYMRSLTGSIHEGVVTGLVGSGVFVTLEHPFVDVMVRFESLGNDSYALDETGLYVVGGRSGERITFGDTMLVQIEDALVLRRLVVAKRVLRADDEEGAGEDDERARFASDKPKRRTKKTRSTVPDKPSRTARPEKSTTKTKTKTIKKQAGKPKKAR, encoded by the coding sequence ATGACCCAGATCGGACGTGCAGCCGTTGCCGATGTGCTCGCTCAGCAGAGCCAACCCGTGCACATCCACGAGATCGCCACGCGGCTCGGCTTGACAGAAGGTGCTTACGAGGCGCTTCGTCGCGTGCTCGATGATCTCTGCTGGGATGGAAGCGTCGTCGCCCTTGCTGGACAACGGTTTCGTCTCGCAAAAGCGGCCCGTCCGACGGAGCGGCACACCGAGCACATAGGCATCCTCAACGCCAACCCGCGAGGTTTCGCGTTCGTGTCGGGTGCCGGCTTGGCGGATGATGTTTTCATTCCGGCCGAAGGGCTGCGTGGAGCGATGCATGGCGACATGGTGGCCATTCGCATCGTCACGAGGTCGCGACGAGGTGCGGAAGGCGAGGTGTTGCGCATCGTCAAACGCAAGCACACGCGCGTTGCGGGCTTGGTGCGCAAGCGCGGCCGAAGCTTGTGGCTCGAACCCGATGACACGCGCATCCGCGGGCCGATCGTGCTCGCCAAGGAATCGATGATCCGCGTGGAAGACGGATGCGCTGCCGTCGTCACGATCACGCGCTTCCCCGAGCTACACGACGAAAATCCCGAAGGCGTGCTCGAAGCCGTGCTCGGAGAACCCGGCGACCCCAACGTCGAGGTCGCGAAGATTCTCGTGCGCGAATCCATCGAAGAAGAGCACCCGGCCGCATGCATCGCCGAGGCGCAAGCGTACGGAACCGAAGTACCCGAAGAAGCGCTCGTAGGGCGCGAAGACCTGACGCACCTGCCGCTTCCGACGATCGACCCCGAAGATGCTCGCGACCACGACGACGCCGTGTCGGTCGTGCGTAACGACGACGGTACGTATCGAGTCTGGGTCGCGATCGCCGATGTTTCGCATTACGTGCGACCAGGAACGGCGCTCGACGACAACGCAATGCAACGCGGCAACTCGATCTACCTGCCCGATCGAGCCATTCCCATGCTGCCGCGAGCGTTGTCGTCACATCTGTGTTCGCTCCTGCCGCATGTTCTTCGCTTGTGCCTGTGCGTGGAGATCGACCTCGATGCGACCGCACACGTGACGAAGGCGCGTCTGTTCGAAGGCTTCATGCGCTCGCGTGCGAAGCTCACCTACGGCGGAGTTGCTCGTGCGCTCGGGCTCGTCAAGGAAGGCGCGAAAAGCGAAGCAGCCGAAGCCATGCGCGAAGACCTCGTCGTGATGTACGAGCTGACGCGTCTACTTCGAGCGCGGCGGCTTCGTCGTGGAGCGCTCGACTTCGATTTGCCCGAAGCAAAAGTGGTGCTCGAACCGGATACGGGCGCGCCGATCGATGTCGTCAAACGCGCGCAGGATCCGGGAATCAAGAAGGCATACCAAATCGTCGAAGAGCTGATGCTCCTTGCCAACGAGACCGTGGCGCAGCAGCTCACGTCGCGCACGGTTCCCGCGATCTTTCGTTGCCACGCGCCGCCGGATCCGACGCGGCTCGAACGCTTCGTCGCGATGTGCACGGTGCTCGATGTCGCCTTCGAACCGGAAGATGCTTCCGATCCAAAACGTCTCGCGACGTTCTTGAAACGCATCAGCGTTCATCCGCGCAAACAAGTGCTCCATTCGCTCCTGCTTCGAGCGATGAAGCAGGCGCAGTACGACGTCGTGAACGTGGGCCATTTTGGTCTCGCATCGAGCGCGTATCTGCACTTCACGTCGCCCATTCGTCGATACCCGGACCTCATCGTTCATCGAGCCGTTCGCGCCATGCTTCGTCGTGAGCCCGTCGACGAAAGCGATGAAGCCGCGGAACGACTGCGCCTTGCTGCGACGACGGCATCCGACTGCGAACGAAAAGGCATGGAGGTCGAGCGGGAGGTGGTCGATCTCTACCGCGCGCTCTACATGCGGTCGCTCACGGGTTCCATTCACGAGGGCGTCGTTACGGGGCTCGTGGGCTCCGGCGTGTTCGTCACGCTCGAGCACCCGTTCGTCGATGTGATGGTGCGTTTCGAGTCGCTCGGAAATGACAGCTACGCGCTCGACGAGACCGGCCTGTACGTCGTGGGAGGTCGCAGCGGCGAACGCATCACGTTTGGCGACACGATGCTCGTGCAGATCGAGGACGCCTTGGTTTTGCGGCGTTTGGTCGTGGCCAAACGTGTCCTCCGCGCAGACGACGAAGAGGGCGCCGGCGAGGACGACGAGCGTGCGCGGTTTGCGAGCGACAAACCGAAGCGTCGCACGAAAAAAACCAGGTCAACCGTACCCGACAAACCTTCTCGCACAGCTCGCCCAGAGAAGAGCACCACGAAAACGAAGACCAAAACGATCAAGAAACAGGCGGGCAAGCCGAAGAAAGCGCGTTGA
- a CDS encoding thioredoxin domain-containing protein produces MRLLPVLLLRLALLVALTASTALVVEYANAGDPAFCGVQSGCFAVRTSGYAYLFGYLPLPDLGRAAYAALFALALVAKTRLQHAVLAVLTGLGALFALYLLWLQQSAIGAFCEWCVAVDTSAIVAAIAATWVWLNARKDEASVRLPAARGVTLSWIGAALIGMVAPYIWGKFPKEPPLPEAIKAEQVPNKLTIVGFTDFECPFCRKMHPVIHGIEERYEGRVRLVRKMMPLSSHPGAEPAALAYLCAPESLREAVADKLYKAPTDKLTPDGTIALAASAGANATAMLACVKSPETKAKLEADKKLFVDLGGRGLPFNFVGKRVVLGFNPERLEQAVQSELSGPHPALPLWSMFALIGAAFATAIGVTIAADVSARRDKPEAKEPAA; encoded by the coding sequence ATGCGTCTCCTGCCCGTCCTCCTGCTCCGCCTGGCATTGCTCGTGGCGCTCACGGCGTCCACGGCTCTCGTGGTCGAATACGCAAACGCGGGCGATCCCGCCTTTTGCGGCGTGCAGTCGGGGTGTTTTGCCGTGCGCACGTCCGGCTACGCGTACCTGTTTGGCTACCTTCCGCTGCCCGATCTGGGACGTGCTGCGTACGCAGCTCTTTTCGCATTGGCGCTCGTGGCCAAGACACGCCTGCAGCACGCGGTACTTGCTGTTCTGACGGGCCTCGGAGCTCTCTTTGCGCTCTACCTGCTCTGGCTACAACAGTCGGCGATCGGCGCGTTTTGCGAATGGTGCGTCGCGGTCGATACGTCGGCGATCGTCGCAGCGATCGCGGCAACTTGGGTGTGGCTGAACGCGCGCAAAGACGAAGCATCGGTGCGTTTGCCCGCGGCACGGGGAGTGACCTTGTCGTGGATCGGTGCCGCCCTGATTGGCATGGTTGCGCCGTACATTTGGGGGAAATTTCCGAAGGAACCGCCGCTTCCGGAAGCGATCAAAGCCGAGCAAGTCCCGAACAAACTCACGATCGTAGGCTTCACGGACTTCGAATGTCCGTTCTGCCGCAAGATGCATCCGGTGATTCACGGCATCGAGGAGCGCTATGAAGGTCGCGTGCGCCTCGTCCGCAAAATGATGCCGCTTTCGAGTCATCCGGGCGCCGAGCCAGCGGCCCTCGCGTACCTGTGCGCGCCCGAGTCTTTGCGTGAAGCGGTCGCGGACAAACTTTACAAAGCGCCCACGGACAAACTCACACCCGATGGAACCATCGCGCTCGCGGCGAGTGCCGGTGCCAACGCCACGGCCATGCTGGCGTGCGTGAAGTCACCCGAAACGAAGGCGAAACTCGAGGCGGACAAGAAACTCTTCGTCGACCTCGGAGGGCGCGGATTACCGTTCAACTTCGTAGGAAAACGCGTCGTGCTGGGCTTCAATCCCGAGCGCCTCGAACAAGCCGTGCAATCCGAGCTGAGCGGTCCGCATCCGGCGCTGCCCTTGTGGTCGATGTTTGCCCTCATCGGGGCCGCATTTGCGACGGCGATTGGCGTGACGATCGCCGCGGACGTGAGTGCCCGCCGAGACAAGCCTGAAGCAAAAGAACCCGCAGCGTGA